One genomic window of Pseudomonadota bacterium includes the following:
- a CDS encoding PilZ domain-containing protein yields the protein MNENESSSERRSEDRLFSKKYHSVQISKPEIVLAYHFRIRNISKKGMCILVRQDSKIMEYLHVGDIMEMQFYPLKKSDPIENSKVEIKHISKDDNGRFRGHYLVGLNKLEPE from the coding sequence ATGAATGAAAACGAATCAAGTTCTGAAAGAAGATCTGAAGACAGGCTTTTTAGCAAAAAATACCATAGCGTTCAAATTTCAAAACCCGAAATTGTTCTTGCCTATCACTTCAGAATAAGAAATATTTCCAAGAAGGGTATGTGCATTCTAGTTCGACAAGACTCCAAAATAATGGAATATTTACATGTCGGAGACATAATGGAAATGCAATTTTATCCTTTAAAAAAATCAGATCCTATTGAAAATTCAAAAGTCGAAATCAAGCATATTTCAAAAGATGATAATGGAAGATTCCGGGGGCATTATCTAGTAGGTTTAAATAAATTAGAGCCTGAATGA